The genomic stretch ACAGCGcccccctcgccggcagcctccgcgcgcacagcagcCCTCCTCCGGCACTTATCGGCAGTCCTGGTGCCGACTTTGCCTAGTGTTCCGGCCTACGCGCCATTGTCACATTCCGGCCTGCGAACCGATGTCGTACGCCGGTCGTGTCGCCGTTGTATTCCGATTGTGTGTCACCTTTCAGACCCATGCCGCATTCGGCTCCGCGTTGTCACCTCCGGACCCAGCTCCTCTTCGGTCGGTTCAGAGGCATCCACCCTTCCTGGTCACGACGACTCGGTCAGTTTCAcgaccagctcactcatccatccgagggcgccctcctgggccagggtacgttctcgtaccttctttgcatttatttcaatattctattattattcggatatttatgcatttgtggaattcgcctcgagcaccgaggtaccagagaccggggggacccggtcgatggatac from Zingiber officinale cultivar Zhangliang chromosome 5B, Zo_v1.1, whole genome shotgun sequence encodes the following:
- the LOC121987023 gene encoding uncharacterized protein LOC121987023, whose translation is MDDAGEFYYSHDLGQFSRYLSSVKGRFGLLGSLRVWSAFKHCGQREKRRKGFVILGRRQPSRRFFLLLQLSAGADEAAGSARTAPPSPAASACTAPPSPAASACTAPPSPAASARTAALLRHLSAVLVPTLPSVPAYAPLSHSGLRTDVVRRSCRRCIPIVCHLSDPCRIRLRVVTSGPSSSSVGSEASTLPGHDDSVSFTTSSLIHPRAPSWARVRSRTFFAFISIFYYYSDIYAFVEFASSTEVPETGGTRSMDTGTVDRRRTSDDLVNVADRSSTGS